A genomic region of Thermodesulfitimonas autotrophica contains the following coding sequences:
- the glp gene encoding gephyrin-like molybdotransferase Glp → MLFTTLTLAAARQKLAERLCPLPCEEVPLAEALGRVLSGPVQAREDVPGFDRATMDGFAVRAADTFGASEGLPAYLRVTGEVLMGQAPNGRVGPGEAWRIPTGGMLPEGADAVVMVEHTEEVSSDMVAVLRPVAPEENVVRRGDDVRAGAVILPAGRRLRPQDIGLLAACGVARVSVAKRPVVGIIGTGDEIVGIEATPAPGQVRDVNTPALAAAVCAAGGVPVVFGVVRDELSALEEVLSEALAAAEMVLLTGGSSVGVRDLTLRAVAALPGAEVLFHGLAVKPGKPTVGAVVNGRLVVGLPGHPVSALVVFEFLVRPLLEPERIDRVPLKVRLGRSLRSAPGREDYFRARLVVENGVLVAEPILGKSGLIATLSEAEGLIRLPLDVAGAEAGEMVDFFLL, encoded by the coding sequence TTGCTCTTCACCACGCTTACGCTTGCGGCGGCGCGGCAAAAGTTAGCGGAGCGCCTGTGCCCCCTGCCTTGCGAGGAGGTCCCGCTGGCGGAGGCGCTTGGGCGGGTGCTGTCCGGGCCCGTGCAGGCACGGGAAGACGTGCCGGGCTTTGACCGGGCGACGATGGATGGCTTCGCGGTTCGGGCTGCGGATACTTTCGGGGCCTCGGAAGGGCTGCCTGCCTATCTCCGGGTAACCGGCGAAGTATTGATGGGCCAGGCTCCTAACGGGCGGGTTGGGCCGGGCGAGGCCTGGCGGATCCCGACGGGCGGGATGCTGCCGGAGGGAGCCGATGCCGTCGTGATGGTAGAACATACGGAAGAAGTTAGCTCAGATATGGTTGCGGTCCTTCGCCCCGTGGCGCCAGAGGAAAACGTGGTCCGGCGGGGGGATGACGTCCGGGCGGGTGCGGTAATTTTGCCGGCGGGCAGGAGGTTGCGGCCGCAAGATATCGGGCTCCTTGCCGCTTGCGGGGTGGCGCGGGTGTCAGTCGCAAAACGGCCTGTCGTCGGGATTATCGGCACGGGTGACGAAATCGTGGGGATTGAAGCGACGCCTGCGCCGGGGCAGGTGCGGGACGTGAATACGCCGGCGCTTGCCGCTGCGGTTTGCGCGGCCGGTGGGGTGCCGGTCGTTTTCGGCGTGGTGCGGGACGAGCTGAGCGCGTTGGAGGAAGTCCTATCGGAGGCGTTGGCAGCGGCTGAGATGGTGCTTCTTACCGGGGGCAGCTCGGTTGGGGTACGAGACCTGACGCTCCGGGCGGTGGCAGCGCTTCCGGGGGCGGAAGTGCTCTTCCACGGGCTGGCGGTGAAGCCCGGCAAACCCACGGTGGGTGCTGTAGTAAATGGAAGGCTGGTCGTAGGCCTGCCGGGCCACCCAGTTTCGGCCCTGGTGGTCTTTGAGTTCCTGGTCCGGCCGCTTTTAGAGCCGGAGAGGATAGATCGTGTGCCGCTCAAGGTGCGGCTGGGTCGCTCGCTCCGCTCCGCGCCGGGACGGGAAGATTATTTCCGGGCGCGCCTGGTGGTCGAAAACGGTGTCCTGGTCGCAGAGCCGATTTTAGGAAAATCGGGGCTCATTGCCACCTTGAGCGAAGCGGAGGGGCTCATCCGGTTGCCCCTCGATGTTGCCGGGGCCGAGGCAGGCGAGATGGTGGACTTTTTCTTGCTTTGA